The following proteins come from a genomic window of Leptospira bandrabouensis:
- the rnc gene encoding ribonuclease III has translation MSDSIRIKLPPERISSLKELQSLTKTQFKNVSLLHLAFVHRSFANEDSDRYLSDNERLEFLGDSVLGILAAEFLYQSLPKGKEGKLAKLKSKMVSAPAIAKLARAYRFPEFLLLGRGEKEKGESNTNLQADCFEAFLGALYLDQGLESCRKFLTPHFQVMEKGVEDAEETKDYKTILQEFCQKKWKKLPEYSVMKEEGPDHDKAFLVSVACENHFRTNGEGKNKRRAEQMAAKAALRFLKIL, from the coding sequence TTGTCTGACTCCATTCGTATCAAACTTCCCCCCGAAAGAATTTCCTCTCTCAAAGAACTTCAATCACTCACAAAAACACAATTTAAAAACGTTTCCCTACTCCACCTAGCATTTGTTCATAGGTCATTCGCAAACGAAGACTCAGATCGTTACCTATCCGATAACGAACGATTGGAATTTTTAGGGGACTCTGTTCTTGGTATCCTTGCTGCAGAATTTTTATACCAGTCTCTTCCCAAAGGAAAAGAAGGCAAATTAGCCAAATTAAAAAGTAAAATGGTTTCGGCTCCTGCCATTGCAAAATTAGCCCGGGCTTACCGGTTTCCTGAATTTTTATTACTTGGGAGAGGAGAAAAAGAAAAGGGTGAATCCAATACAAACCTCCAAGCAGATTGTTTTGAGGCCTTCCTGGGTGCTCTGTATTTGGACCAAGGCCTTGAGAGTTGCCGTAAGTTCCTAACACCACATTTTCAGGTGATGGAAAAGGGAGTGGAAGATGCCGAAGAGACAAAAGATTACAAAACCATTTTGCAGGAATTTTGCCAAAAGAAATGGAAAAAATTACCCGAATATTCTGTTATGAAAGAAGAGGGTCCAGACCACGACAAAGCGTTTTTAGTTTCTGTGGCCTGTGAAAATCATTTCCGAACCAATGGGGAAGGAAAAAACAAACGCCGTGCCGAGCAGATGGCTGCCAAGGCTGCTTTACGTTTTTTAAAAATACTATGA
- the aroB gene encoding 3-dehydroquinate synthase — protein sequence MKLSEREIIGQGFRYPIELHEDFQGLSEKLNSLPKVSKVYILTSREIAGIYEKYITKELNSLKVPFSFIYLKPGEKNKHIDRVKKVYNQLIETDADRKSVVIAFGGGVVGDFAGFIAATYQRGVRFVQVPTTLLACVDSSVGGKVAVNVDSGKNMVGAFYQPEFVFAPLFTLSTLPEKEWSCGLAEIAKHAFLDGGEFLNKIAESERTDYSANSAILRYAIEESVRVKSGIVAQDEKESGLRAVLNLGHTTGHAIESLTQYKKYSHGEAVAVGLVTALLLSCELVGFSESNFQKAIHLMKRLKLPTRLEEKPEEILKHMEHDKKKEGSSLKFVLLEDFGKPKFGVSVERKTILEILKRQKGKL from the coding sequence ATGAAGTTATCAGAACGTGAAATCATAGGGCAGGGGTTTCGTTACCCAATTGAATTACACGAAGACTTCCAAGGTCTGTCCGAAAAATTAAATTCTCTTCCAAAAGTTTCGAAAGTTTATATTCTAACCAGTCGCGAAATTGCAGGGATTTACGAAAAATATATTACGAAAGAACTAAATTCCTTAAAAGTCCCATTTTCTTTTATCTATTTAAAACCGGGCGAAAAGAACAAACACATTGACCGGGTAAAAAAAGTTTACAACCAACTCATTGAAACCGACGCCGATAGAAAATCGGTTGTGATTGCCTTTGGTGGTGGAGTGGTGGGTGACTTCGCTGGATTTATTGCTGCCACCTACCAAAGAGGTGTACGTTTTGTTCAAGTTCCTACTACACTTCTCGCATGTGTGGATTCCTCTGTGGGAGGAAAAGTCGCTGTCAATGTAGATTCAGGAAAAAACATGGTCGGTGCCTTTTACCAACCAGAATTTGTTTTTGCTCCTCTTTTTACTTTATCTACTTTACCAGAAAAGGAATGGAGTTGCGGACTTGCTGAAATCGCAAAACACGCGTTTCTTGATGGTGGTGAATTTTTAAATAAAATAGCTGAATCGGAACGGACCGATTATTCTGCAAATTCAGCAATCCTTCGTTATGCGATTGAAGAGTCGGTTCGGGTTAAATCTGGAATTGTTGCACAAGATGAAAAGGAATCTGGATTACGTGCGGTTTTAAACTTAGGGCATACAACGGGACATGCGATTGAATCCTTAACCCAATATAAAAAATATTCACATGGAGAAGCTGTTGCCGTTGGGCTTGTGACTGCTTTGCTTTTGTCTTGTGAATTAGTTGGTTTCTCCGAATCAAATTTTCAAAAAGCAATTCATTTGATGAAACGTTTGAAGTTACCAACTCGTTTAGAAGAAAAACCAGAAGAAATTTTGAAACATATGGAACATGATAAAAAAAAGGAAGGTTCTTCTTTAAAATTTGTTCTATTAGAAGATTTTGGGAAACCAAAATTTGGGGTTTCTGTGGAACGAAAGACAATTTTGGAAATTCTAAAACGCCAGAAAGGAAAGTTATAG
- a CDS encoding 30S ribosomal protein S1 gives MNSTNPSSPKNETTSSFGELLEKWESQSQAQEQENSAGKGTLIEGTVVDVIGDTVFLDIGEKLEARVSREDFSETPKRGEKVSAIIKKRVDGYCVLSKKEADQRVGWETIKDASQNGYPLSGKIVGEVKNKGYLVESEGIQLFLPASHVGVRFKESTEGGKEFSFKIIELNEKTRTGVVSRKTLLDEINGEKWEELLGKVKVGDKVTGKVVKIANFGVFLSVYDVVGLLRQNDISYKKFAPFKQYFNIGAEVEVVVLEVDKENNKLSLGIKQLYEDPWIWAKKELEKGMVVRGIVTSLTNFGAFVELKEGLEGLIHTTELSWAKKPPHPKDVLKKGQEVDSEILDIDFEARRLSLGLKQLLPNPWEALSANVRAGNVLEGKITGITKYGAFVEVESGIEGLIHISDITWDEKEKNPLNLLKKGQSVQYKILDVNLDAQRISCGLKQLSEHPYEALRKKYPPGTLVEGRVKSIVSFGVFVEVEPGYEGLVHISEIPDGRNIKLEDLYKVGDSVRTVVVKIEPNNKKISLSIKDFDKAVEREEMAKYMKEDNQPSRESIGSFMNLNQNR, from the coding sequence TTGAATTCAACCAACCCATCCTCCCCCAAAAATGAGACCACTTCTTCCTTCGGCGAATTATTAGAGAAGTGGGAATCGCAGTCACAAGCACAAGAACAAGAAAACTCCGCAGGAAAAGGTACCCTCATCGAAGGGACCGTAGTTGATGTCATTGGTGATACTGTTTTCCTTGATATCGGAGAGAAATTGGAAGCTCGTGTCTCTCGTGAAGACTTCTCTGAAACGCCAAAACGCGGTGAGAAAGTCAGTGCGATCATTAAAAAGCGGGTCGACGGATATTGTGTCCTCTCCAAAAAAGAAGCGGACCAACGAGTTGGTTGGGAAACCATCAAAGATGCAAGCCAAAACGGTTACCCTCTCTCCGGTAAAATTGTCGGAGAAGTGAAAAACAAGGGATACCTTGTGGAAAGTGAAGGCATTCAACTTTTCCTTCCTGCTTCTCATGTAGGGGTTCGATTTAAAGAATCCACAGAAGGTGGAAAAGAGTTTTCATTCAAAATCATTGAACTCAATGAAAAAACGAGAACCGGTGTGGTTTCTCGTAAAACCCTCCTCGACGAAATCAATGGCGAGAAGTGGGAAGAACTCCTCGGCAAAGTAAAAGTTGGAGATAAAGTCACAGGAAAGGTGGTTAAAATTGCCAACTTTGGTGTATTTCTCTCTGTTTACGATGTAGTAGGTCTTCTTCGCCAAAACGATATTTCTTACAAAAAATTTGCTCCTTTCAAACAATACTTCAACATCGGTGCCGAAGTCGAAGTGGTTGTTTTAGAAGTGGATAAAGAGAACAACAAACTTTCTCTTGGAATCAAACAACTTTATGAAGATCCTTGGATTTGGGCAAAGAAAGAACTCGAAAAAGGAATGGTGGTTCGCGGAATCGTAACCTCTCTTACCAACTTCGGTGCTTTCGTTGAACTCAAAGAAGGACTCGAAGGTCTGATTCATACCACTGAACTTTCTTGGGCAAAAAAACCACCTCATCCAAAAGATGTTTTGAAAAAAGGCCAAGAAGTTGACTCTGAAATTTTAGACATTGATTTCGAAGCAAGACGTTTGTCTCTCGGGCTTAAACAACTCCTTCCTAACCCTTGGGAAGCTCTTTCTGCTAACGTTCGTGCTGGAAACGTACTCGAAGGTAAAATCACTGGAATCACTAAATACGGTGCTTTCGTTGAAGTAGAAAGTGGAATCGAAGGACTGATTCATATCTCTGATATCACTTGGGATGAAAAAGAAAAGAACCCATTAAACCTCCTTAAAAAAGGCCAATCGGTTCAGTACAAAATCCTAGATGTGAACTTAGATGCACAACGTATTAGCTGTGGATTAAAACAACTTTCTGAACATCCATACGAAGCTCTTCGCAAAAAATACCCACCGGGTACACTTGTAGAAGGTCGTGTAAAGTCGATTGTTAGTTTTGGTGTTTTCGTAGAAGTAGAACCAGGTTACGAAGGCCTAGTCCACATCTCTGAAATCCCAGATGGTCGTAACATCAAGTTAGAGGATCTTTACAAAGTGGGCGATTCGGTTCGCACAGTTGTCGTAAAAATCGAACCTAACAACAAAAAGATTTCTCTCTCTATCAAAGACTTTGATAAAGCGGTAGAACGTGAAGAGATGGCGAAATACATGAAGGAAGATAACCAACCTTCACGTGAATCCATCGGTTCTTTCATGAATTTAAACCAAAACCGATAG
- the fabG gene encoding 3-oxoacyl-ACP reductase FabG, translating into MISLSGKTAIVTGGARGIGKATCLKLASLGANIVVADMNPEATNATAEELKSKGYKAIAVVANVSVEEDAQKLIDSAKKEFGSVDILVNNAGITRDTLLMRMKKEQWDAVIAVNLTGTYLCTQAAIKVMMKQENGGSIINLSSISGENGNIGQTNYSASKAGVIGFTKAVALEMASRKVRCNAIAPGFIATEMTEAIPENIRHGMVQAIPLKRAGLPEDIANGIAFLASDASSFITGHILDINGGGFLPGGGH; encoded by the coding sequence ATGATTAGTTTATCAGGAAAAACAGCCATCGTAACTGGTGGGGCTAGAGGAATTGGAAAAGCAACTTGTTTGAAACTTGCTTCTCTTGGAGCCAATATCGTTGTAGCGGATATGAATCCAGAAGCTACGAATGCAACAGCGGAAGAATTAAAATCCAAAGGTTACAAAGCAATCGCAGTTGTGGCAAACGTTTCTGTTGAAGAAGATGCACAAAAACTAATTGATTCAGCAAAAAAAGAATTTGGATCCGTTGATATCCTTGTGAACAACGCAGGGATCACTCGTGACACTCTCCTAATGAGAATGAAAAAAGAGCAGTGGGATGCAGTCATTGCAGTAAACCTTACTGGAACTTATCTTTGTACACAAGCTGCAATTAAAGTTATGATGAAACAAGAAAATGGTGGATCTATCATTAACTTATCTTCTATCTCTGGTGAAAACGGAAACATTGGACAAACAAACTACTCAGCATCTAAAGCTGGTGTGATTGGTTTTACAAAAGCTGTAGCTCTTGAAATGGCTTCTAGAAAGGTTCGTTGTAACGCGATTGCTCCAGGTTTTATCGCCACAGAAATGACAGAAGCAATCCCAGAAAACATCAGACATGGGATGGTCCAAGCAATTCCACTCAAACGTGCAGGTCTTCCAGAAGACATCGCAAACGGAATTGCCTTCCTTGCTTCTGACGCATCTTCCTTTATCACAGGACATATCCTTGATATCAATGGTGGTGGATTTTTACCAGGTGGCGGTCACTAA
- a CDS encoding DUF1538 domain-containing protein: protein MARNEKEESIHIGFKEAITLIIPYFRKKLWEQTKSVVWVVSYLVLFQLIVLRIPIKEAGIISFGIFAVIMGLTFFMEGLYLGIMPLGETIGLRLPQKVNLLTIMVFCLFVGIVATLAEPAISVLKQSGSAVNPWDAPLLFHLLNEGADVLFFSIAVGVGFSIVFGIIRIIYGISLSKFLIPSLIFLILITIYAFNNDNLRLISGLAWDSGVVATGSLTVPLIVALGLGVSKASRTSDTTTGFGVVTLASLFPILSVFVVGLYFAPKLPEPMSKEKFFSSGITIEQSKLLFGEKNPETLFANNEKEHNSQLSIHNKLVKIMEGILESFSGSLQAIIPLAGCLILFLYMILRESLPFTDELYLGILFVFLGLAIFNFGIFFGLSKLGSQVGNKLPSSFRSIELTDSIREIRNFNPKIVFTATDENGNTEDFFYLKDKKSFSQIPFRDKNYDSQSEIYSYVPIHGPLFGKEDNLLGYFIALLFAFLLGYSATLAEPALSALANSVEEVTVGTVKKTVLIQAVGIGVGLGTLLGILKIFLEIPLLYILLPSYIFLVFLTLLSKPEFIDIAWDSAGVTTGPITVPLIIVLGLGIGNQLNTVDGFGILSSAAIFPVLTVLVMGLWMERSRKQSLTNIETEEK, encoded by the coding sequence ATGGCAAGGAACGAAAAAGAAGAATCCATCCATATAGGATTTAAAGAAGCAATCACGCTTATAATTCCGTATTTTCGAAAAAAACTTTGGGAACAAACCAAATCAGTGGTTTGGGTTGTTTCTTATTTAGTATTATTTCAACTCATCGTACTTAGAATCCCAATCAAAGAAGCAGGAATCATTTCCTTCGGAATTTTTGCTGTTATCATGGGACTAACTTTTTTTATGGAAGGATTGTATTTAGGCATCATGCCCCTTGGGGAAACAATTGGGTTACGACTTCCGCAAAAAGTAAACTTACTCACAATTATGGTTTTCTGTTTGTTTGTAGGAATCGTTGCAACACTTGCAGAACCTGCGATTTCCGTATTAAAACAAAGTGGGTCAGCAGTAAATCCTTGGGATGCCCCCTTATTATTTCATTTATTAAATGAAGGTGCTGATGTTCTTTTTTTTAGCATCGCAGTGGGTGTTGGATTTTCCATCGTATTTGGGATCATTCGTATCATTTATGGAATCTCTTTATCTAAGTTTTTAATACCAAGTCTTATCTTTCTAATTTTAATCACTATTTATGCATTCAATAATGATAACTTACGATTGATTTCGGGACTTGCTTGGGATTCTGGTGTGGTTGCCACAGGTTCTCTCACTGTTCCCTTAATTGTGGCTTTAGGACTTGGAGTGTCAAAAGCGTCTCGCACAAGTGATACTACTACAGGTTTTGGTGTGGTAACACTTGCCTCTCTATTTCCTATCTTAAGTGTATTTGTTGTTGGCCTTTACTTTGCACCGAAGTTACCAGAGCCAATGTCCAAAGAAAAGTTTTTTAGTTCAGGGATCACCATAGAACAATCCAAACTATTGTTTGGTGAAAAAAATCCAGAAACTTTATTCGCAAATAACGAAAAAGAGCATAATTCTCAGTTATCCATCCATAACAAATTAGTAAAAATAATGGAAGGAATTTTAGAAAGTTTTTCTGGTTCCCTGCAAGCTATCATTCCTTTAGCAGGATGTTTGATTCTATTTTTATATATGATCTTAAGGGAAAGTTTACCATTTACGGATGAATTGTATCTGGGAATTTTATTTGTGTTTTTAGGTTTAGCTATATTTAATTTCGGAATCTTTTTTGGACTTAGCAAACTGGGAAGCCAAGTCGGAAACAAACTACCTTCGTCATTTCGTTCCATCGAACTTACAGATTCTATTAGAGAAATCAGAAATTTTAATCCAAAAATTGTATTCACTGCAACAGATGAAAATGGAAACACCGAAGATTTCTTTTATTTAAAAGACAAAAAGTCTTTTTCGCAAATTCCCTTCCGAGACAAAAACTATGACTCTCAATCAGAAATTTACAGTTATGTACCAATTCATGGACCACTATTTGGAAAGGAAGATAACCTTTTAGGATATTTCATAGCTCTTTTATTTGCTTTTTTATTAGGGTATAGCGCCACTCTCGCAGAACCAGCATTAAGTGCACTTGCCAACAGTGTGGAAGAAGTTACTGTAGGGACAGTAAAAAAAACAGTTCTCATCCAAGCGGTTGGAATTGGAGTTGGGCTCGGCACCTTACTCGGTATTTTAAAAATATTTTTAGAGATCCCCCTTCTATACATACTTCTACCATCTTATATCTTTCTTGTGTTTCTGACATTACTCAGTAAACCCGAGTTCATTGACATTGCTTGGGATAGTGCAGGTGTGACTACAGGTCCCATTACCGTCCCCCTAATCATTGTTCTTGGGTTAGGAATCGGGAATCAATTGAATACTGTCGATGGATTTGGTATCCTTTCTTCGGCTGCTATTTTCCCTGTATTAACTGTACTTGTAATGGGGTTATGGATGGAGAGATCACGAAAACAATCATTAACCAATATTGAGACGGAAGAAAAATGA
- a CDS encoding sulfurtransferase, which produces MIQKWTQTLTAFLLLSFSVSCVEKKEDKNTLLAALLYLAANQIKVNSATDLVNESAEDYNDNNWGLITPQTLNRFVSNWPANKPSHITGNLIILQTDEANRVAGGAASPFVAENPGHGVYVYLLDDYRPASLPSGGFRFNQTRDTGLFSNSVRYQANGQFVDDWLKTFGINLSKDLVVFAVGTGNGISGGAYPAKAVGAGAVQDITRGVYWLRYWGADIKNLAILNGNLNKKATGAGIPLSASRSGINLERNGGFSVKQLRVDNTVLTLGLEDIYEIAKTGGNANLSGLTAKQQIIDARPATQYNGTADGLNVARNALVTNPTNSAYITTSYQSSGAPSASAGNQTFVPFEGSIKSSKTFPWSDLLKDNADGYEYLDKAALKTLFNTTRAVYTPGTTIVSQCRTNFEAQVNGFASLNILGYPTVYYDGSLVEWTALVAGHGTSAVNQVPSDFKWRTDIGDVSTKLWYNEPTHVVRPNVNLTATTTKKFIQEDKAYKY; this is translated from the coding sequence ATGATTCAAAAATGGACCCAAACACTGACTGCCTTCCTCCTACTTTCCTTCTCGGTTTCTTGTGTCGAAAAGAAAGAAGACAAAAATACTTTACTGGCGGCTCTGCTTTACTTAGCCGCAAACCAAATCAAAGTCAATTCAGCCACAGATCTCGTGAACGAATCGGCAGAAGATTACAACGATAACAACTGGGGACTCATCACCCCGCAGACCTTAAATCGATTTGTATCCAATTGGCCTGCAAACAAACCAAGTCATATCACGGGAAATTTAATCATCTTACAAACAGATGAAGCCAATCGTGTGGCCGGTGGAGCCGCTTCCCCATTTGTAGCAGAAAATCCTGGCCACGGTGTCTATGTATACCTACTCGATGATTATAGACCAGCAAGTTTACCAAGTGGAGGATTTCGATTCAACCAAACACGAGATACTGGCTTATTTTCAAACTCTGTCCGTTACCAAGCTAATGGTCAATTCGTGGATGATTGGTTAAAAACCTTTGGAATCAATCTCTCTAAAGATTTAGTGGTATTTGCAGTAGGTACAGGGAATGGAATTTCTGGAGGTGCCTATCCTGCAAAAGCTGTTGGAGCAGGCGCTGTTCAAGATATCACTCGTGGAGTATATTGGTTACGTTATTGGGGAGCTGATATTAAAAACTTGGCGATACTCAATGGAAACCTGAACAAAAAAGCAACTGGTGCAGGAATTCCACTTTCGGCAAGTCGCTCGGGAATCAACTTAGAACGAAACGGTGGATTCTCTGTAAAACAATTACGAGTCGATAATACTGTCCTTACTTTAGGACTTGAAGACATCTATGAAATTGCAAAAACGGGAGGGAATGCAAATCTTTCTGGTCTTACCGCCAAACAACAGATTATCGATGCAAGGCCTGCCACACAATACAATGGGACTGCAGATGGGTTGAATGTTGCAAGAAATGCGCTTGTAACAAATCCAACAAACTCAGCTTACATCACTACTTCCTACCAGTCTTCTGGGGCACCATCAGCTTCAGCGGGGAACCAAACTTTTGTTCCTTTTGAAGGAAGTATCAAATCCTCAAAAACATTCCCATGGTCTGATCTACTAAAGGATAATGCAGACGGATATGAATATTTAGATAAAGCAGCACTCAAAACACTGTTTAATACAACAAGGGCAGTTTACACTCCGGGAACTACGATCGTTAGTCAATGTAGAACCAATTTTGAAGCTCAAGTCAATGGATTCGCATCTTTGAATATTCTTGGATATCCCACTGTGTATTATGATGGTTCACTTGTGGAATGGACAGCTCTAGTCGCAGGACATGGAACCAGTGCCGTGAACCAAGTACCATCCGACTTTAAATGGAGAACTGACATAGGAGATGTTTCAACAAAACTTTGGTACAATGAACCTACTCATGTTGTTCGTCCCAATGTAAATCTTACAGCAACAACTACAAAAAAATTCATTCAAGAAGATAAGGCTTACAAGTACTAA
- the hisG gene encoding ATP phosphoribosyltransferase: protein MLTLALPKGRLAEETAVLLLSKGWLKTLPSEGSKELTFVSEDKRLRLLFVRSQDVCTYVEEAAADAGIVGWDILREGGFDLIAPVDLKLGACRLSLASFPDFDLFAKRSKVRVATKYPNLTREYFFSKGISCEIIKLYGSIELAPIVGLSDCIVDLVSTGGTLKANGLKEFESILYSTARFVCNRSAFYHKHTELRSLIESLEN, encoded by the coding sequence ATGTTAACTTTGGCTCTTCCGAAAGGTAGGCTTGCCGAAGAAACAGCGGTTCTTTTGTTATCGAAAGGATGGTTAAAAACTTTGCCATCCGAAGGTTCCAAAGAACTTACCTTCGTCTCCGAAGACAAACGCCTCCGCCTTTTATTTGTCAGATCCCAAGATGTTTGTACTTATGTGGAAGAAGCCGCTGCTGATGCAGGCATTGTCGGTTGGGATATTTTACGAGAAGGGGGATTTGACCTCATTGCTCCCGTGGATTTGAAACTAGGGGCTTGTAGGCTTTCTCTTGCCTCCTTTCCTGACTTTGATCTCTTTGCCAAACGCTCCAAAGTGCGTGTAGCGACAAAATATCCGAACCTTACCCGTGAGTATTTTTTTTCCAAAGGGATTTCCTGTGAAATCATCAAACTCTATGGTTCGATTGAACTAGCACCGATTGTGGGTCTATCCGACTGTATTGTGGACTTAGTTTCCACTGGCGGGACCTTAAAAGCCAATGGTTTGAAAGAGTTTGAGTCGATTTTATACAGTACAGCCCGTTTTGTCTGCAATCGCTCCGCTTTTTATCACAAACATACCGAATTACGGTCTCTTATCGAGAGCTTAGAAAATTAA
- the plsX gene encoding phosphate acyltransferase PlsX: MWVAVDAMSGDYGPEGIVEGAVLAVREFGLSVYLVGDEQELLDILLKFDYDTEKLRVIHSTEIIGMNDSPSIAVRAMEDSSVVKAVRLVADKECIGVFSPGNTGATMAAALLHLGRLPGVLRPPIAAHIPREEGPPVLLLDAGANVDCKPEYLAQFAVMGEIYSRELFGIQNPKVGILSNGEEDKKGNTVSVKTFDLLKKIPFNFVGNVEGRDLYGSGREVDVVVCDGFIGNIVLKATEGLAKSIFNVLKNSIRHSSLAKTGALLLKSTFNAVKKRLDYAEYGGALLLGVEGICMIGHGSSNALAVKNAVRVIAECAKHGINERIRERLGEYKTILGDST; this comes from the coding sequence ATGTGGGTCGCCGTGGACGCGATGAGCGGAGATTACGGCCCCGAAGGTATCGTCGAGGGCGCGGTACTGGCAGTTCGAGAATTCGGACTGTCTGTTTACCTCGTTGGCGACGAACAAGAGTTACTTGATATCCTGTTAAAATTTGATTATGACACAGAGAAACTTCGTGTCATTCATTCTACTGAAATTATCGGTATGAATGATTCTCCTTCTATAGCAGTCCGCGCTATGGAGGATTCTTCCGTAGTCAAAGCAGTTCGTTTAGTGGCAGATAAAGAATGTATCGGTGTGTTTTCTCCGGGAAACACAGGTGCTACTATGGCCGCCGCATTATTACACCTTGGTCGTCTACCAGGTGTTTTGCGGCCTCCAATTGCTGCGCATATTCCCAGGGAAGAAGGACCACCTGTACTTTTGTTAGATGCCGGTGCCAATGTTGATTGTAAACCGGAATATTTAGCGCAATTTGCAGTGATGGGGGAAATTTATTCCCGTGAACTTTTTGGAATTCAAAATCCTAAAGTAGGAATCCTCTCCAATGGAGAAGAAGACAAAAAGGGAAATACAGTTTCCGTCAAAACATTTGATCTTTTAAAAAAAATCCCTTTTAACTTTGTAGGAAACGTGGAAGGCCGCGACCTTTATGGTAGTGGTCGAGAAGTAGATGTTGTAGTATGTGATGGTTTTATTGGGAACATTGTTCTTAAAGCCACAGAAGGTCTTGCAAAATCTATATTTAATGTTCTAAAGAATTCCATAAGGCATTCAAGTCTTGCAAAAACGGGAGCCTTACTTTTAAAATCAACATTCAACGCTGTGAAAAAACGTTTAGACTATGCAGAATACGGTGGTGCCCTTCTACTCGGTGTAGAAGGAATTTGTATGATTGGACATGGTTCTTCGAATGCTTTAGCTGTTAAAAATGCAGTAAGGGTCATTGCAGAATGCGCCAAACACGGGATCAACGAACGGATTCGCGAAAGGCTCGGTGAATACAAAACCATACTTGGTGATTCTACATAA
- the acpP gene encoding acyl carrier protein, with translation MADFEKIKSIIVEQLGVDESEVTPEAHFINDLGADSLDTVELVMALEEEFGVEISDEDAEKIQTVGDVIKFIDKLKG, from the coding sequence ATGGCAGATTTCGAAAAAATTAAGTCAATCATCGTAGAACAACTTGGTGTTGATGAATCAGAAGTTACACCTGAAGCTCACTTCATCAATGATCTTGGTGCTGACTCTCTTGATACAGTTGAACTAGTTATGGCTCTTGAAGAAGAGTTTGGTGTGGAAATTTCTGATGAAGACGCAGAAAAAATCCAAACCGTAGGCGATGTAATTAAATTCATCGATAAACTTAAGGGGTAA
- a CDS encoding NUDIX domain-containing protein encodes MIDFLLKSKSMRVRVAALIQDPKGKILLVQQQKKQSGYWLLPGGGIEFGESGEEALKRELNEELSLTVSQMDFLFLNESIDPNKKRHLIQIVFLTKVKDLLPILNPKEKAISGFGYFTTKEILSMDIRPDIKHYFRAKSTNKPRYISSPWVNEP; translated from the coding sequence ATGATCGATTTTTTATTAAAATCCAAATCGATGAGAGTTCGAGTTGCTGCCCTCATCCAAGATCCTAAAGGAAAAATTTTGCTTGTACAACAGCAAAAAAAACAATCTGGGTATTGGCTCCTTCCCGGTGGCGGAATTGAATTTGGTGAGTCAGGGGAAGAGGCACTCAAACGAGAACTAAACGAAGAATTGTCTCTGACCGTAAGCCAGATGGATTTTTTATTTTTAAACGAATCAATCGATCCAAATAAAAAACGCCACTTGATCCAAATTGTTTTTTTAACCAAGGTAAAAGATTTGTTACCCATTTTGAATCCAAAAGAAAAAGCCATTTCCGGATTTGGTTACTTTACCACAAAAGAAATTTTGTCTATGGACATTCGTCCTGATATTAAACATTACTTCCGAGCTAAAAGTACAAATAAACCTAGATATATTTCAAGCCCGTGGGTGAATGAACCATGA
- the rpmF gene encoding 50S ribosomal protein L32, whose protein sequence is MAVPKRRKSKSKVRTKRAHHAIGKPNLNPCSNCGSFVLSHRVCPYCGFYKGKLVVAQKVKKTTEDN, encoded by the coding sequence ATGGCAGTCCCAAAGAGACGTAAATCAAAATCGAAAGTTAGAACGAAAAGAGCCCATCACGCGATTGGCAAACCTAACTTAAACCCGTGTTCCAATTGTGGTTCATTTGTTCTGTCCCACCGTGTTTGCCCTTATTGCGGTTTTTATAAGGGAAAACTCGTAGTCGCTCAAAAAGTTAAAAAAACGACCGAAGATAACTAA